One Streptomyces sp. L2 genomic window carries:
- the cobN gene encoding cobaltochelatase subunit CobN yields MSTVLLLSTADTDLLAARASGAGYRIGNPTRVDVTGELPALIEGADLAVVRLLGGKRAWEDGLAALRAAGIPTVLLGGEAVPDAELMAESSVPAGVVAEALRYLVEGGPANLLELSRFLSDTVLLTGEGFEEPHKMPEYGLHGSYTVRERRPTVGVLFYRAHELSGNTGFVDTLCEAIEAQGANALPVYCGSLRGADSGLYELLGRADALVATVLAAGGTHASQASAGGDEESWDIGALADLDIPVLQGLCLTSSRGAWDASDAALSPMDAAMQVAIPEFDGRLITVPFSFKEQGPDDVPVYVADPERAARVAGIAVRHARLKHKPNAEKKIALVFTAYPTKHSRVGNAVGLDTPASAVRVLDALREYGYSLTEYPSGGDELIHRLIEAGGHDVEWLTEDQLAAAPARVPLADYRAWFEKLDPELRDAMTEAWGEPPGSLYVDGDDIVLASLQFGNVVVMIQPPRGFGENPIAIYHDPDMPPSHHYMAAYRWLDNSFGADAIVHMGKHGTMEWLPGKGLGLSGGCAPDAVLGDLPLVYPFIVNDPGEGTQAKRRGHATVVDHLVPPMARADTYGDLAKLEHLLDEYALVSDLDPTKAPAVRAQIWTLVKAAELHHDLHVDEQPGDDDFDSFVMHIDGYLCEIKDVQIRDGLHILGGGPVGEPRVNLVLAVLRASQVWGGQANALPGLRASLAAYFGLVEKELLAEPGAPVKAPVELTDLADGPARTAADTIDLLEQLCRRLAEGMEERAWARVAVPALLRDVLGTELPDAVAVLEFACDEVVPRLARTTDEIGHILRALNGGYVPAGPSGSPTRGLVNVLPTGRNFYSVDPKAIPSRLSWEVGQSLADSLVQRYLTDTGEYPKSVGLTVWGTSAMRTQGDDIAEILALLGCRPVWDDASRRVTGFEVVPLAELGRPRIDVTVRISGFFRDAFPHVVGLIDDAVRAVAELDEPASRNFVKAHADEDTAGHGDRRRATSRIFGSKPGAYGAGLLPLIDARNWRSDADLAEVYAVWGGYAYGRGLDGRAARGDMETAFKRIAVAAKNVDTREHDIADADDYFQYHGGMVAMVRHLTGANPEAYVGDSAVPDQVKTRTLGEETHRVFRARVVNPRWMSAMRRHGYKGAFEMAATVDYLFGYDATAGVVDDWMYEKLSAEYVFDPENRDFMKRSNPWALRGITERLLEAADRGLWAEPDQETLDRLRATYLELEGDLEGDA; encoded by the coding sequence ATGAGCACAGTGTTGTTGTTGTCGACCGCCGACACCGATCTGCTGGCGGCCCGGGCCTCCGGCGCCGGCTACCGGATCGGCAACCCGACCCGGGTAGACGTGACCGGTGAACTGCCGGCGCTGATCGAGGGCGCGGACCTCGCGGTCGTACGGCTGCTGGGCGGCAAGCGCGCCTGGGAGGACGGGCTGGCCGCGCTGAGGGCGGCCGGCATCCCGACCGTGCTGCTGGGCGGCGAGGCCGTGCCGGACGCCGAGCTGATGGCCGAGTCGTCCGTGCCGGCCGGTGTCGTGGCCGAGGCGCTGAGGTACCTGGTCGAGGGCGGCCCGGCCAACCTGCTGGAGCTGTCCCGGTTCCTGTCGGACACCGTGCTGCTGACCGGCGAGGGCTTCGAGGAGCCCCACAAGATGCCGGAGTACGGCCTCCACGGCTCGTACACCGTGCGGGAGCGCCGCCCGACCGTCGGCGTGCTCTTCTACCGGGCGCACGAGCTGAGCGGCAACACCGGCTTCGTCGACACGCTGTGCGAGGCGATCGAGGCGCAGGGCGCCAACGCGCTCCCCGTGTACTGCGGTTCGCTGCGCGGCGCGGACTCCGGGCTGTACGAGCTGCTGGGCCGGGCCGACGCCCTGGTCGCCACCGTGCTCGCCGCCGGCGGCACCCACGCCTCGCAGGCCTCGGCGGGCGGCGACGAGGAGTCCTGGGACATCGGGGCGCTCGCCGACCTGGACATCCCGGTGCTGCAAGGACTGTGCCTCACCTCCTCCCGCGGCGCCTGGGACGCGTCCGACGCCGCCCTCTCCCCCATGGACGCGGCGATGCAGGTCGCCATCCCGGAGTTCGACGGCCGCCTGATCACGGTCCCGTTCTCCTTCAAGGAGCAGGGCCCGGACGACGTTCCCGTGTACGTCGCCGACCCCGAGCGGGCCGCCCGCGTCGCCGGGATCGCGGTCCGGCACGCCCGGCTGAAGCACAAGCCGAACGCCGAGAAGAAGATCGCCCTCGTCTTCACGGCCTACCCGACCAAGCACTCGCGGGTCGGCAACGCGGTCGGCCTGGACACCCCCGCCTCGGCGGTCCGGGTGCTGGACGCGCTGCGGGAGTACGGCTACTCGCTCACCGAATACCCCTCCGGCGGCGACGAGTTGATTCACCGCCTCATCGAGGCCGGCGGACACGACGTCGAGTGGCTGACCGAGGACCAGTTGGCCGCCGCGCCCGCGCGGGTGCCGCTCGCCGACTACCGGGCCTGGTTCGAGAAGCTCGACCCGGAGCTGCGGGACGCGATGACCGAGGCGTGGGGCGAGCCGCCGGGCTCGCTGTACGTCGACGGCGACGACATCGTGCTGGCCTCCCTCCAGTTCGGGAACGTCGTCGTGATGATCCAGCCGCCGCGCGGCTTCGGGGAGAACCCGATCGCGATCTACCACGACCCCGACATGCCTCCCTCCCACCACTACATGGCCGCCTACCGCTGGCTGGACAACAGCTTCGGCGCGGACGCGATCGTGCACATGGGCAAGCACGGCACGATGGAGTGGCTGCCCGGCAAGGGGCTGGGCCTGTCGGGCGGCTGTGCGCCCGACGCGGTCCTCGGCGACCTCCCTCTCGTCTACCCGTTCATCGTCAACGACCCCGGCGAGGGCACCCAGGCCAAGCGACGCGGGCACGCCACGGTCGTCGACCACCTCGTCCCGCCGATGGCGCGGGCCGACACCTACGGGGACCTGGCCAAACTGGAGCACCTCCTCGACGAGTACGCCCTGGTGAGCGACCTCGACCCGACGAAGGCACCGGCGGTGCGGGCGCAGATCTGGACGCTGGTGAAGGCCGCCGAACTGCACCACGACCTGCACGTGGACGAGCAGCCGGGCGACGACGACTTCGACTCGTTCGTCATGCACATCGACGGCTACCTGTGCGAGATCAAGGACGTCCAGATCCGCGACGGCCTGCACATCCTCGGCGGCGGACCGGTCGGCGAGCCCCGCGTGAACCTGGTGCTGGCCGTGCTGCGCGCCTCGCAGGTGTGGGGCGGCCAGGCCAACGCCCTGCCCGGCCTCCGGGCCTCCCTGGCCGCGTACTTCGGGCTGGTGGAGAAAGAGCTGCTGGCCGAGCCGGGCGCGCCGGTGAAGGCGCCGGTGGAGCTGACGGACCTGGCCGACGGCCCGGCCCGTACGGCCGCCGACACGATCGACCTGCTGGAGCAGCTGTGCCGGCGGCTCGCCGAGGGCATGGAGGAGCGGGCCTGGGCGCGAGTCGCCGTACCGGCCCTGCTGCGGGACGTGCTCGGCACCGAACTGCCGGACGCGGTCGCGGTGCTGGAGTTCGCCTGCGACGAGGTCGTGCCGCGCCTGGCCCGCACGACGGACGAGATCGGGCACATCCTGCGCGCCCTGAACGGCGGTTACGTGCCGGCCGGTCCCTCGGGTTCGCCGACCCGCGGCCTGGTCAACGTGCTGCCGACCGGCCGGAACTTCTACTCGGTCGACCCCAAGGCGATTCCGTCGAGGCTCAGCTGGGAGGTCGGCCAGTCGCTGGCGGACTCCCTGGTCCAGCGGTATCTGACGGACACCGGGGAGTACCCGAAGTCCGTCGGGCTGACGGTGTGGGGCACGTCCGCGATGCGCACCCAGGGCGACGACATCGCCGAGATCCTGGCCCTGCTGGGCTGCCGCCCCGTCTGGGACGACGCCTCGCGCCGGGTGACCGGCTTCGAGGTGGTCCCCCTGGCCGAGCTGGGCCGGCCGCGCATCGACGTCACAGTCCGCATCTCCGGCTTCTTCCGGGACGCGTTCCCGCACGTCGTCGGGCTGATCGACGACGCGGTACGGGCGGTCGCGGAGCTGGACGAACCCGCCTCGCGGAACTTCGTGAAGGCGCACGCCGACGAGGACACCGCCGGGCACGGCGACCGGCGCCGGGCCACTTCCCGCATCTTCGGCTCCAAGCCGGGCGCGTACGGAGCGGGCCTGCTGCCGCTGATCGACGCCCGCAACTGGCGCTCCGACGCCGACCTCGCCGAGGTGTACGCGGTGTGGGGCGGGTACGCGTACGGGCGCGGGCTCGACGGGCGGGCGGCGCGCGGGGACATGGAGACGGCGTTCAAGCGGATCGCGGTGGCGGCGAAGAACGTGGATACGAGAGAGCATGACATCGCTGATGCCGACGACTATTTCCAGTACCACGGCGGCATGGTCGCCATGGTCCGGCATCTGACGGGCGCCAACCCCGAGGCCTACGTGGGTGATTCGGCCGTACCGGACCAGGTGAAGACGCGCACGCTGGGCGAGGAGACCCACCGCGTGTTCCGGGCCCGGGTGGTCAACCCGCGCTGGATGAGCGCCATGAGAAGGCATGGTTACAAGGGCGCCTTCGAGATGGCTGCGACCGTGGACTACCTGTTCGGCTACGACGCCACGGCGGGCGTGGTGGACGACTGGATGTACGAGAAGCTCAGCGCCGAGTACGTCTTCGACCCGGAGAACCGGGACTTCATGAAGCGCTCGAATCCCTGGGCGCTGAGAGGCATCACGGAGCGTCTGCTGGAGGCAGCGGACCGCGGGCTCTGGGCGGAGCCGGACCAGGAGACCCTGGACCGGCTCCGGGCGACCTACCTCGAACTTGAGGGAGATCTGGAGGGAGACGCGTGA